From one Suricata suricatta isolate VVHF042 chromosome 8, meerkat_22Aug2017_6uvM2_HiC, whole genome shotgun sequence genomic stretch:
- the GALE gene encoding UDP-glucose 4-epimerase, with amino-acid sequence MAEKVLVTGGAGYIGSHTVLELLEAGYLPVVIDNFHNAIRGGGSMPESLQRVQELTGRSLEFEEMDILDQAALQRLFKKHNFMAVIHFAGLKAVGESVQKPLDYYRVNLTGTIQLLEIMRAHGVKNLVFSSSATVYGNPQYLPLDEAHPTGGCTNPYGKSKFFIEEMIRDVCRADKAWNAVLLRYFNPIGAHASGCIGEDPQGIPNNLMPYVSQVAIGRREALNVFGNDYDTEDGTGVRDYIHVVDLAKGHIAALRKLKEQCGCRIYNLGTGTGYSVLQMVRAMEKASGQKIPYKVVARREGDVAACYADPSLALKELGWTASLGLDRMCEDLWRWQKQNPSGFGVQA; translated from the exons ATGGCAGAGAAGGTGCTGGTGACAGGCGGCGCTGGCTACATCGGCAGCCACACGGTGCTGGAACTGCTGGAGGCCGGCTATTTGCCCGTGGTCATTGACAACTTCCATAATGCCATCCGTG GCGGGGGCTCCATGCCTGAGAGCCTGCAGCGGGTTCAGGAGCTGACAGGCCGCTCTCTGGAGTTTGAGGAGATGGACATCTTGGACCAGGCAGCCTTACAGCGTCTCTTCAAGAAG CATAACTTTATGGCAGTCATCCACTTTGCGGGCCTCAAGGCTGTGGGAGAGTCCGTGCAGAAGCCTCTGGATTATTACAGAGTTAACCTGACCGGAACCATCCAGCTTCTGGAG ATCATGAGGGCCCATGGGGTGAAGAACCTGGTGTTCAGCAGCTCGGCTACCGTGTACGGGAACCCCCAGTACCTGCCCCTGGATGAGGCCCACCCCACGGGTGGCTGTACCAACCCCTATGGCAAGTCCAAGTTCTTCATCGAGGAGATGATCCGGGACGTGTGCCGGGCAGACAAG GCCTGGAACGCAGTGCTGCTGCGATACTTCAACCCCATAGGCGCCCATGCCTCGGGCTGCATCGGTGAGGACCCCCAGGGCATCCCCAACAACCTCATGCCCTATGTCTCCCAG GTGGCAATTGGGCGACGGGAGGCCTTGAATGTCTTTGGCAATGACTATGACACAGAGGATGGCACAG GTGTCCGGGATTACATCCATGTCGTGGATCTGGCCAAGGGCCACATCGCGGCCTTGAGGAAGCTGAAGGAGCAGTGTGGCTGTCGG ATCTATAACCTGGGCACAGGCACAGGCTACTCGGTGCTACAGATGGTCCGGGCCATGGAAAAGGCTTCTGGGCAGAAG ATCCCTTACAAGGTGGTGGCACGGCGGGAAGGGGACGTGGCTGCCTGTTATGCCGACCCCAGCCTGGCCCTCAAGGAGCTGGGCTGGACAGCATCCTTAGGGCTGGACAGGATGT GTGAGGATCTGTGGCGCTGGCAGAAGCAGAATCCTTCAGGCTTTGGCGTGCAGGCCTGA
- the LYPLA2 gene encoding acyl-protein thioesterase 2 produces the protein MCGNTMSVPLLTDAATVSGAERETAAVIFLHGLGDTGHSWADALSTIRLPHVKYICPHAPRIPVTLNMKMVMPSWFDLMGLSPDAPEDEAGIKKAAENIKALIEHEMKNGIPANRIVLGGFSQGGALSLYTALTCPHPLAGIVALSCWLPLHRAFPQAANGSAKDLAILQCHGELDPMVPVRFGALTAEKLRSVVTPARVQFKTYPGVMHSSCPQEMAAVKEFLEKLLPPV, from the exons ATGTGCGGTAACACCATGTCTGTGCCCCTGCTCACCGATGCTGCCACTGTGTCTGGAGCTGAGCGGGAAACGGCTGCG GTTATTTTTTTACATGGACTCGGAGACACAGG GCACAGCTGGGCTGACGCCCTCTCCACCATCCGGCTCCCTCACGTCAAGTACATCTGTCCCCATGC ACCCCGGATCCCCGTGACACTCAACATGAAGATGGTGATGCCCTCCTG GTTTGACCTGATGGGGCTCAGTCCAGATGCCCCAGAGGATGAGGCTGGCATCAAGAAGGCAGCAGAGAACA tcaaGGCCTTGATTGAGCACGAGATGAAGAATGGGATCCCTGCCAATCGAATCGTCCTGGGAGGCTTTTCacag ggtGGGGCCCTGTCCCTCTATACGGCCCTTACCTGTCCCCACCCTCTGGCTGGCATTGTGGCATTGAGCTGCTGGCTGCCTCTGCATCGGGCCTTCCCCCAG GCAGCCAATGGCAGCGCCAAGGACCTGGCCATCCTTCAGTGCCACGGGGAGCTGGACCCCATGGTCCCAGTGCGGTTTGGGGCCCTGACGGCTGAGAAGCTCCGGTCCGTTGTCACGCCCGCCAGGGTCCAGTTCAAGACTTACCCAGGTGTCATGCACAGCTCCTGCCCTCAG GAGATGGCGGCTGTCAAGGAGTTTCTTGAGAAGCTGCTGCCTCCTGTCTAA